A single window of Euwallacea similis isolate ESF13 chromosome 25, ESF131.1, whole genome shotgun sequence DNA harbors:
- the LOC136416809 gene encoding uncharacterized protein, whose protein sequence is MNLWAPPCYRIVQTEEVAGAESIQLQHHPPSWEEVMNEKEKNAKHGEKNPITDVEAITVNEPLTATQRLIATLDKILFTLRKIVQWGTILSNLVFVSCSLATLIVGCLILQKHYEIVRVVNISQFSTIGYILVVISSLNLGLFGPLGLIGAWKSKKSLLKWHNIWLLLNVLIHLIFLYTCFHFLQKSECDRKTTFKKFMKSIYSVCYIVTIYQFYVAFNLTKEF, encoded by the exons ATGAATCTATGGGCCCCCCCTTGCTACCGCATAGTCCAAACCGAAG AAGTAGCTGGCGCTGAGTCGATCCAGCTACAGCATCATCCACCATCATGGGAAGAAGTGATGAAtgaaaaggagaaaaatgCGAAGCATGGggaaaaaaatcctattactGATGTTGAGGCAATAACTGTTAATGAACCTTTAACAGCAACGCAAAGACTGATAGCCACGTTGGACAAAATTCTCTTTACCTTGAGGAAAATTGTCCAATGGGGGACTATTTTGTCTAATCTAGTCTTTGTG tcGTGTTCACTGGCAACCCTAATTGTCGGTTGTCTGATACTACAGAAACACTATGAAATAGTGAGAGTAGTGAATATTTCACAGTTTTCCACCATAGGTTATATATTGGTGGTGATAAGCAGTCTAAACTTAGGTTTGTTTGGCCCGTTGGGGTTGATCGGTGCCTGGAAGAGCAAGAAATCACTTCTAAAATGG cacAATATTTGGCTTCTTTTGAACGTCCTGATCcacttaatatttttgtacacGTGCTTCCATTTTCTGCAGAAATCAGAGTGTGACCGAAAGACCACATTCAAGAAGTTTATGAAATCCATTTACAGCGTGTGCTATATCGTAACTATATACCAATTTTATGTTGCTTTTAATCTAACAAAAGAGTTTTGA